The Solibacillus sp. FSL R7-0668 genome includes the window AGCGCTAGCCGCAACATTTGACTATCTACGCGAACAAGGACTTTGGAAAGGTGCTACTCCGATTGACCAATACCGCAAAATTATGGGTGTACCATTAACGGTTGTTTGGCAAACATTATGTCCCGAGCATGACAAGTCGCAGCATCAGGAAAGTAACCGTTATTTCCAACAGGCATTAATCGAACAAATTGAAAATGGGACAGGTTCATTGTATGAGCAAGTTGAAGAGACCTTGAATCAATTAGCTGCGCATTATCCCCTATATATCGCAAGCAATGGTCAAATGCCCTATTTACAAGCGATTGTAAAGCAATATAAGTTAATGAAGTGGATAGAACGTGTTTACAGCATCGATACGGTTCCATCTGGTAACAAATCCGAGCTCGTTGCGAATGTCATAAGAGAAAATAGCATTACTTCAGGCTTCGTTGTCGGGGACCGCGCTTCCGATATAAAAGCTGCACAGGATAATGGCTTAACGGCGATTGGTGTACATTTTGACTTCGCACAGCCTGAAGAATTACAGCAGGCGGACTTTGTCGTGAAGTCATTCGCAGCAATTGTTCAAAAAATCCGTGCATAACAAACAACGATACTTTGTTGAATGCCATAGCTAACGTTCAATACGATAACGCCAATGGGCATGCTTAACATCATTAACATTAATATATGCGACGCTCGCCTCAATGCAATCATTTAAATTTAAGTCCTTTGCATGTGCAAAGTCTTTTAGGCATTGCAAAAGCTCCTTATCACATGTTGTACGGAATTCAATGCGATCTTTGGGACGATTTTTTTTATTAAAGCTAATGACACCAGCTTCAAGTAAATTACTATAGCCATTTTCGAGCAAGTAGCTAATATGGGTATCATGTGTTTCGGCCATTTGCTTAAGCTGCTCGAGTAGACTTGCGCTAATGCGGGTTTTATAACGCATGCGCGATTCATCCGCAGTTTGAATAAGTTTTCCGTTATGTATTTTCCACATAGGCACGCTCCTATTCTAGTGAAGTTTTCCTTTATTATAGCAAGAAAAACACTCCTTATGGGATAAGGAGTGTAAAGTGTAAAGTTACGATCGAGTTGTTCGTATTCAGTTGTCATCATCATATTTCGTACATTGTTTAACGTCATTGATCCTGCTTGAGCTGAAATCTTTTCATGAAAACCTAAGTTCGCGTATGCATTTCACTCGTCAATTGCCTGACATCTTTCGAAAATCTTCGTTAAAGCATTTTACTTCAATCGTTTTAAATAAATTGTAACGCATATCTTAATGGTCCAAAAACGCATACAACGAAGCTAATAGAAATCATAATACAAAATTTTTAGGTGTAAATCATTTATATAAAGTGATCGTAACTTTACTACAATTAGAATACCCCGTATAAACATCAATAAACCTATTTTGTAAAAAATATTTTTCATTTAGCAATTATCTTAAGAACGTATATAATAGAAGGACTGGAGGTGCCTTATGCTTAAAATAAAAAATATAGAATTTATGAAAGTATTGTACGATGATGCATTAGCACAAAATATTTTTTCCATCGCAAATATTACATTTTCAAACTATGAAACAATCAATGGCGCCCTTCTCTACTGGCAACAAAATCATTCAAAAGAGCCCTATACAAAAACAGGTGATTATAAATTCTTTTACGATTTAGCCAAAGCCCAATATTTTGCATCGGTAAAGTTTCCAAAGGATTGTGAGCTTACGCGTGACCAGCGTCAGGAGCTTGCCTATATTTTACTGGAAGAGCGCGGCGCCATCGGAACATACAGCTTTCTTTCAAAAAAGCCAAAAGTTCAATTTCATCTAAAAAAGGCATTTGAGGCCATTCTATTTCCAAGTGACTTCGATGTAACGCATTTTAATTCATTAGCCATCCTTCGCGCATTAGAGGACGGAGACGAAGCCGTTTACGAAATGCTGCCGTATGACCGTGCATTTATTAATTCCTATTATAGCTGGCTGCATTTAGCCTCGCAGCAGCATCATAGCAAATTAGTACCGTATTTAGGCTATATTCCATTTACGTATCTATGCTATGCCAATCCACTATTATCGGAGCAGTTTTTAATCGAGCATTTACAGGATGTCAATTTAGAAGCGCTGCAGCATAATAAAAGTGTATTAACCCGCCTTACAACAAGCTTCAAACGTTATTTAATCGATGAATTATTAAAAAACAAAAAGCATATTCATCCGGATTTTGTGGATCAAATAGATGATTTGATCGAAAGTAATGTTTTTTATCGCTCATTTGATATTGTGTACTTACCTGAAGCAGATGAAATACCGATTATGGACTTACAATACTTCGAGTACGACCGAGGACAATACAAATGGCCGGGCAGTGAGCATTTAGTAAAAGGAATTCCCTCATTAAAAAGTCAAAAATACGACCGCTATGGTGATATGCGCCTGACAAACAATGAGATGGACGACAAGTTTGCTAATCTGTCAAAGACCCAGCAACAATTATTTACAGCCGTATCCGAATTACACTGGATCAATCGCTACAAAAACGAAATCAATTGGTCGTATGTCTGTCAATATAATGAACATTTAACGGAAGATTTTTTAATGGCCCATATCAAATATTTAGATTTTGAAGCACTTGGTCAAAATACAGATATTGCGGTCAATACAGCATTTTTAGAAAAGTACATTCATCGTTTCAACCATTCGAAAGTAGTGCCATTAATTATTCGCCATTTGACGGAGGATTTCTACTTGTCGCATAAGGACCAAATCCAAGTCAATATCGATGTGCTTTACAAATATATCGAAAGCATTGATTTAGAGGAGTTTGCCCGCATTGAAAGTCATTTGAAACATTAAAAAAGGAGTGTCCCTCATGCTACGGGACGCTCCTTTTTTAATGTTTAGCTATGAATGCGATAAGCTCTTGTAATGGGAGTGGATCATTTAAGTATAAGCCTTGTACGAATGCACAGTTTAACTCTTTTAAAATGGCTAAGTCTTCCCCATTCTCGACTTTGGTCGCAACTACTTGTATGTTCAGTGCGTTTGCCAATGAAATAATGGCCGCAACCATCTTAGCGTTAGCTGGCACAAGATTTAGTTCATGTGTGAAGGATTGATCGATTTTTAGTAGGTTAATCGGAATTTCACGTAAATAGCTCAGTGATGAATAGCCCATACCGAAATCATCAACGGAAATGGAAATACCCATTTCATGTAATTGATTGATTTTATCATATAATTGTAGATCTGTATCTAATAAGCTTAACTCCGAAATTTCGATTTCAATGTAGTGAGGCTCGAGCTGAGTTTCCTCTAAATACGTCGTTAAATCAACAATAAAGTTCGTATCTTTTAAATAATCCGTAGATAAATCCACTGAAATTTTAAAATCATCCGCCACATATGGTTTGAGCTGTGCCATCTGTTGGATTGTATGTTTTAATGTATATTGATCAATTTCTATAATTAAGCCACATTGTGCTGCAAATGGTAGAAACTCCACCGGATTCATTTCACCATAATCCTCATCATGCCAATAAATAATTGATTCGGTTCCAATGATTTTGCCTGATTGTAAATTATAGGTTGGCTGGAAACGTAGTTCAAAAATGTTTTCACGTAATGCTTTATGCAGCTTCGTTTCTAATATTAAAAACTGGTCATTCGAACCACGCATTAATTTTTTATAGACACTAAAGCTATTGCCTTTTTTCGCTTTCGCTGCGTACATCGCAACATCTGCGGTTTTTAATAGCTTCGATACATTTTCTCCATGATCCGGATACACACTAATCCCAAGGCTGACGCTCGCATAAAATTCATATTCATCGAAGACAAAGCTTGCTTTAAAGACATCCAAAATTTTCTCTGCCATCTCATTTACAAGTTTGACATCCTCTAAAATATATACAAATTCGTCACCATTTAACCGGTAGAAAGAGTTTGATTGTGTATCGATTTCTGTTAAACGTCTCGCCAATTCAATTAAAAATAAGTCGCCGATTTTATGCCCAAGGCTGTCATTAATATTTTTAAAACGATTTACATCAAAGAAGAATACCGCAAATTGATTTTTATTGCGTAAACCATTTGAAATTTCGTTTTCAATGCGTTTTGAAAGACTACGTCGGTTCGGTAAGCCTGTTAAATCATCATGATAGGCGATATGTGCAATTTTCTTGATGTTCTTTTGGGCTGTAATATCTGTTCGGATGGAGATATAGCGTTCTGGTTTTCCATTTTGGCCAAGGAACGGAACAATGGTCGTTTTTACCCAATAGAGCGAGCCATCTTTTGCACGGTTGCATACATCGGCTTGCCACGTTTCCCCATTCCCAATCACACGCCACATTTCTTTGAAAAATGATTTCGGGTGGTAGCCAGAATTTAAAATGCGGTGGTCTTGGCCGATGAGCTCTTCACGGCTATATTTCGAAATCTCGCAAAATTGATCATTTACTTGTAGAATGAGCCCTTTTTTATCTGTTACTGCAACAATTGATGTCTTATCAAGTGCAGCCTTTAAATCGACAAGCTGCTCATATGTAAATTCCATTGATTCAAGAATTTTCGAATCGGTCATTTTTTGCATGATAATCTCTCCAGTCCATTTAGATGTTAAAAAATAGGAATGTTCTTATCTATAAAATTATAAATCGATTTGCCTATTTTAGCCAATCTTTTATGAGAAATAGCACGAATATTTTATCGTCAGCAATATGAAATTCACAATTTTATCATATTCTTATAAGTGAAATGGCTATTCATTAAAAAAACTATTTCAAAAGAAATACTTTTAAAATAGTTTTTTATAATATAAATTAAAGGAACTATACGCAAATATCCCCTTCCAATCTTAGGGATGCACTTGATCTGTTAATGATTTTAGTTGAGCAGTGACGCCGTTTAATTGGGTAATTACCTGCTCTAAACTTTGCGAAGCGGTATGTTGCTGATGGGCAGAATCGGTAATGACACGAACCGTATGAAGGGATTGCTCGTTCATTTGTGCAATTTCATGGAATACAGCTAAAGATGATTGCGTTTGATTGACGACATCCTTTGTAGCAGTTGAAATATGATCGATATCCTGCTCTAATATTGAAATAGTCTTGTAGATTGTTTCAAAAGCATATTCACTTTCACGGATAAACTGATTCCCCTTATAAACTTCTTCCATACCGGTATTCATTTTTTGTGCGACATTCCCAATTTGAAGCTGAATTCCTTCCAATACATTGTCCATTTTAACCACCGACTCTTGTGTGCTTGATGCCAAATTTCGAATTTCGCTTGCCACAACTGAGAAACCTTTCCCTGCCTCTCCCGCACGAGCAGCTTCAATCGATGCATTGAGTGCCAATAGCTTTGTTTGTTCAGATATTTTATGTACAACCATTAAGGAATTAGAAATATCCTTCGAATGGGCTTCTAAATTTTCAATCAGATGCTTAATCGATGTAATGGTATCTGTAATGACAAGCATTTGGTTTGTTACAGCGGTTACTTTTTCTTTCCCTAGTGTGACCCTTTCAAGGCCATTTTTCGCATGATGCGTTACCTTTTCGGTGCGTTCATGAATGCTTGCTAATTGTACGATACTTTCCTCGTTTTGACGTACACTGATGTTCAATGAATGCGCTTCTGTTTCTGCGTTTTTCTGAAATTTTGCTAATGCCTTTGTAATATTAAGACTTGAATCCGCCGATGCAGCAGAATCGATGGCAATTTGTCCAGATAGCGCTTGTAAATGATGACTTTCTTCATGAATGAGACGCAATAATTGTTGCATTTGTTGCTCTGCTAGTGCATTATCCGCCGCTAAACGTGTTTCCACTTTGCGAGTAGATAGGATAACAATGCTTGTAGAAACAGCCGTCATCACTAAGTAAATGGCATGAATCATGAGCAGTGAAAAGCTATAGTCCTCAGTCCCACATAATAATTGCGGAAAGAAAAAATACCCAGATAAATGATGAACAGCAAAAATAACCGTACTGATAATAATGTACTTTATTTGTTGAAAACTGGCGATCATGGCCAACACCATAAAAATGGAGAAATGATATTCTGTTAAACCATCCCCACCAGCAATGATGGAAATACTACTAAATGTTAACGTGAGTGTCATGAATAATTGCTGTGCACCGTGCTGAATTCGGTATAGCCAAATCGTAACTCCTATTAAAATGAGTGGAATAACAAGTAGCATATTCATCATAAAATACAGGCCACCTGTAACATTCGTAATGCCTTGCAGTAATAAATAGCCGTCTAAAAAATGAAATTGACGGTGTAATAAATGAGTAAAGATGGATAATACGACAACAAATGTCGTGATAATCAGCATCGTTTTGGAGTTGTTGTGTTCTTTATTCAATTGTATCCCTTCTTTTATTGTTATAAATTACGTGGATTGGGTATAAAATCATGCTTATACATATTACTAATTTCCTTCAAAAAAGTAAAGTATCGTTTCTTATTACGTAAATTATATTCGAAAGTCTATCTTTTTCTAAATATGCCAAATATAAAAAAGTCATTTTACACTATTTTTAGGTAAAATGACTCATTATGATTATAAATTTGCAAGTTCGGATTTCCCCCTTTTCTCAAGCGCGTGAGTATGATAAGCAGATAATTGGTCTTGCGATAAATTGATAAGGAAATAATGGAAGTTAACGGGCTCTAAATGATGTCGCTCGCAAGCTTCTTTATAATTTTCGAAGCCGATTCGGTAATCCATCATTCGATTTCCATCTCCATTTCGGATGCATAAGTATTATAAGCTTGGAGCTGCTCCGATGATAATTGCATAACATAATAGCGGAAGTTAACAGGCTCTAAACCAAATTGCTCGCATTTCTTTACGTATACTTGATACCCTTGTTGGAACATTGTCATTGTTCGTCATCCCCTTTGTACTATAACAGTTTTTGTTTTGTGAGTTAAATATATAACAGTTATAGTACAGTGTCAATAAGTTTTCTGAAAAAAATTAAAAAAACACATGTAAGTCTTTGCAACTCGAAATGTGTTTTAGTTTACATAATCTTATTATTATAAACTATTGAATGGATTGTTTTTTAATACTTCTTGAATTTGCTCATCTTCAATATGTGTATAAATTTGTGTTGTTGCAACGCTGGAGTGCCCTAAAATTGCTTGCAAGCTCCGGATATCTGCTCCTGCTTTATACATCATTGTCGCCGAGGTATGTCGCAGCTTATGCGGTGTTAGTTTCTCCTTTGGTGTCACGCTATTTTGGTTGATTTGCTTGACGATTTTGGCAATCGTTTGGCGTGCAAAACGTGTTCCCTTTTGTGAAACAAATAGCGGCTCTGGTCCTTCCCCTTTATAGGGTTTGCGCTCCAGCAAATAATTTTCAAGCGCAGTCAAACAGGCATCGTTCAAATACACTTGTCGTTCTTTATCCCCTTTTCCGATAACTGTCAGCATCCGATCATTTATCGAATGAAGATTCAAGGAACAAAGCTCGGAAACACGGATGCCTAAATTCAAAAAGAACACCATCATGCAATAATCACGTGAGCTATGATGCTGATAATCAACGGCCCCGATAAATTGCTGCGCTTCTTGGAAATTCAAATAGACCGGCTGTCGTTTCCCAATTTTCGGGGTTTCTAAATGTTCAGCAGGATTCTCCTCCAGTAAGCGCCGTTTCCCTTTTAAATATTTGAAAAAGGACTTTAATGTAGCAACCTTGCGTGCACGCGATGCTGCCGAATTGCCACGCTGCACCTCACAATATTCCATAAATAAATATAAGTCCTCCAGCGCTAATTCTTTGATGCTATCAATCGTCACGTCAGAAATATCAATCTTATGTATGTTCTTCATATCAAGGTCCTGCTCGATCGCTTTAATAAAACGCAAAAATAAAATTAAATCATATTCATATTCTTTTCGAGTACGAGGAGATTTCCCGGTAATCGTCGTTAAGTAAATTAAAAAGTCTCGTAAATATTTTGGCAGTTTCATAGATATAAATCTCCCTTTCTAAGTTCAATTATAGCACGAAAAACGTTCCCAAATTTATATTTGGGAACGTTTTTAAAGAAATGGACGATTTTCGGTGAATTTTGGGAGAAAATAGCCCTTTTTAGGAACGTACATTCCCTTTTAGTGATTTCGCATTCAGACGAAGTGAAATAATGATTTGCGGGTGCTAGTGCGTCTCGATTTGTCTGAGGTGGATTTTACAGACGATGGCGAAAGGGGTTATTTTTGAGTGATTATCGGGAATATTTCAAAGGGGGTGATTCAATGCAATCTGTGGAAAGTCATTATATATTCTATTATCCATTTAATTATCGGCAATTTCATTTTAAAGAATTAACCGAAACTTTAAACAAAAATCACTTTTATCATTTTCGGATAAAGCAAGAAAAAATGCATGAAGCGCTATATGGACCCGATGTTCAAATTAACTATCAATTATTGGAGCAGTTCTACTTCCCTTTTATTGAGGAAAAATTGCTGAATGATCGTGTTTCGCTTGTTCACTTTAACCGCTTTTCAAAAGATATTGGAGAAACCGGCCATATGCAAACCAAGTTTTGTAATATTAAGTTTACATTGCATAGTGCTGATATTAATTTATGCCCTTTTGGAATTGGTATTATTGCGCTAAGAATTCAACTGCATGATGTTCCTGATGTAACAACCGCATTGTCGTTCGCCCATTTTTTCCGCGTGTTACTTCCTAAAATCGATGAAGAACTTGGTGCACAATTATTTTTAGGTGAGCTACCGTATCAGCATACAGAGCAGCTAATATTAGAAAAGATTGCACCATTTTTATCTTATTTCTTTATTGATTATCAAAGGCAAAAAGCGAGTGCAAGTAAAATGCCATTTTTTGAGGATGAGCGGATGTATGTCAGCGGCTTTATGCAAGTAGATCCTACAATTGTATTAACCGATGAGCTATTATACCGTGCGGGCCAATTGAATGGCTATGATGAAACAGGGGCGGCCTACATTTCAAGTACTAACCCTGATTATATTCGGGCATTTGTCGATGAACATTTGTATATGCGCTGGATGCCAGATTTTGCTATTATGACAACATTACAGAGCCATATGCAACTAACAACGATACAGGATGCACGCTTAGACAAATATTTGTGCAATTTTCATTCAATCTCGTATTATAATGTGCTTATCCACTATTTTTATAAGATGATGCTCCTAAAATTAGCGTTTGAACATAGTGAGTTGAAGTTTTCGAAGGATAAAGATATTGTCGAAGAATTGATCGAACAAATAACAAAATTTGCTTCACGTTACTACTTTTCTGAAGTATCAGTTCGAACGGAAGGGAAAGAAATGGCTCAGTTTTTCAGGAAAACATTTCGTATAGATGCCCAATATCGTGAAATCAAAGAAACGCTCGATGAACTCTATCGCATACAGGAAGATCGTTCGACGGATCGTTTAAATGAATTGATTTTTATTTTAACTGTGTTTAGTATGATTTCAGGTATTTATGGTATGAATCTTGTCATAGATAAATTAGATAAGCCTTTTGAATTTTCGAATGTTTGGTCATTTACATTTTTTGAATGGGTAGCCTTTCTATTAACTATTGTCGGTCTTGCGATATCCATTCTATTAGTTGGGAACCAAATTCGAAATCTATTAACAAGCTATATTGAACGCAAGCGCCGCGCACGAAGTCAATGAAAAAGCAGCTTCGTTTTAAGGAACGAGGCTGCTTTTATTATTGCCCTACAAACATCTTATATAAAATAAAGAGGGTAATTATAAGAAGTGTAAATTTAAGTACTTTACTTACAATTTTAAAGATAAGCGGAATGAAAATAAACAGCAAAATTAAAAGAATAATAACTTCCATTTATACAAATAACGTTAACGTTTGACCGTTACGCTCTACTTTCCAATTTGATGAAACGATTGTTCGAATTTGCTGTTCGACGTCTGCGGATGCAGGAACATTTCGCAAGCCGTTCCCCTCCTCTAATGTATCGTATTGCTCTACCGGAATATGAAAGCGCATATGCAAAATATTACGCAAGCCATTAATCGTTAAAAATTTGATGGTATAAATATCCGTGTAGGCTTGTTTGAATGTATCAAAATCCGTATCATAAAGGGATTTAAGTACTGAAAAATCAAAGCTTTCGTCTATTGGAAAAGTAATCTCATTTTCTTTCAATTGCTCACTAACTTGCTCAAATGAAAGAGCATGAGCTTTTAATAGTTCAATCCCATAAGCCTCCATCATCGAAATGGCCATCGTTCGTTTCCCCCTTCGTTGTTTTTTTCTATTGTAACATAATTATTTTCCGTTATGGTTAAATCTTTGTCCGCGCTCATCTAACACCCATTTCCGAGCATAGCCAAATTGCTTGTATAAGTCAAAGTCCTCGGATTTCTTGAGTTCCTCTTGAATCGCATGATAACGCATATTGGTAGCGGTTACTTTAAAGCCAAGCTGTTC containing:
- a CDS encoding transcriptional regulator, which translates into the protein MTMFQQGYQVYVKKCEQFGLEPVNFRYYVMQLSSEQLQAYNTYASEMEMEIE
- a CDS encoding sensor domain-containing protein, which gives rise to MQKMTDSKILESMEFTYEQLVDLKAALDKTSIVAVTDKKGLILQVNDQFCEISKYSREELIGQDHRILNSGYHPKSFFKEMWRVIGNGETWQADVCNRAKDGSLYWVKTTIVPFLGQNGKPERYISIRTDITAQKNIKKIAHIAYHDDLTGLPNRRSLSKRIENEISNGLRNKNQFAVFFFDVNRFKNINDSLGHKIGDLFLIELARRLTEIDTQSNSFYRLNGDEFVYILEDVKLVNEMAEKILDVFKASFVFDEYEFYASVSLGISVYPDHGENVSKLLKTADVAMYAAKAKKGNSFSVYKKLMRGSNDQFLILETKLHKALRENIFELRFQPTYNLQSGKIIGTESIIYWHDEDYGEMNPVEFLPFAAQCGLIIEIDQYTLKHTIQQMAQLKPYVADDFKISVDLSTDYLKDTNFIVDLTTYLEETQLEPHYIEIEISELSLLDTDLQLYDKINQLHEMGISISVDDFGMGYSSLSYLREIPINLLKIDQSFTHELNLVPANAKMVAAIISLANALNIQVVATKVENGEDLAILKELNCAFVQGLYLNDPLPLQELIAFIAKH
- a CDS encoding sugar phosphate isomerase is translated as MQSVESHYIFYYPFNYRQFHFKELTETLNKNHFYHFRIKQEKMHEALYGPDVQINYQLLEQFYFPFIEEKLLNDRVSLVHFNRFSKDIGETGHMQTKFCNIKFTLHSADINLCPFGIGIIALRIQLHDVPDVTTALSFAHFFRVLLPKIDEELGAQLFLGELPYQHTEQLILEKIAPFLSYFFIDYQRQKASASKMPFFEDERMYVSGFMQVDPTIVLTDELLYRAGQLNGYDETGAAYISSTNPDYIRAFVDEHLYMRWMPDFAIMTTLQSHMQLTTIQDARLDKYLCNFHSISYYNVLIHYFYKMMLLKLAFEHSELKFSKDKDIVEELIEQITKFASRYYFSEVSVRTEGKEMAQFFRKTFRIDAQYREIKETLDELYRIQEDRSTDRLNELIFILTVFSMISGIYGMNLVIDKLDKPFEFSNVWSFTFFEWVAFLLTIVGLAISILLVGNQIRNLLTSYIERKRRARSQ
- a CDS encoding rRNA methyltransferase, encoding MWKIHNGKLIQTADESRMRYKTRISASLLEQLKQMAETHDTHISYLLENGYSNLLEAGVISFNKKNRPKDRIEFRTTCDKELLQCLKDFAHAKDLNLNDCIEASVAYINVNDVKHAHWRYRIER
- a CDS encoding transcriptional regulator, with translation MMDYRIGFENYKEACERHHLEPVNFHYFLINLSQDQLSAYHTHALEKRGKSELANL
- a CDS encoding methyl-accepting chemotaxis protein — translated: MNKEHNNSKTMLIITTFVVVLSIFTHLLHRQFHFLDGYLLLQGITNVTGGLYFMMNMLLVIPLILIGVTIWLYRIQHGAQQLFMTLTLTFSSISIIAGGDGLTEYHFSIFMVLAMIASFQQIKYIIISTVIFAVHHLSGYFFFPQLLCGTEDYSFSLLMIHAIYLVMTAVSTSIVILSTRKVETRLAADNALAEQQMQQLLRLIHEESHHLQALSGQIAIDSAASADSSLNITKALAKFQKNAETEAHSLNISVRQNEESIVQLASIHERTEKVTHHAKNGLERVTLGKEKVTAVTNQMLVITDTITSIKHLIENLEAHSKDISNSLMVVHKISEQTKLLALNASIEAARAGEAGKGFSVVASEIRNLASSTQESVVKMDNVLEGIQLQIGNVAQKMNTGMEEVYKGNQFIRESEYAFETIYKTISILEQDIDHISTATKDVVNQTQSSLAVFHEIAQMNEQSLHTVRVITDSAHQQHTASQSLEQVITQLNGVTAQLKSLTDQVHP
- a CDS encoding tyrosine recombinase XerC — translated: MKLPKYLRDFLIYLTTITGKSPRTRKEYEYDLILFLRFIKAIEQDLDMKNIHKIDISDVTIDSIKELALEDLYLFMEYCEVQRGNSAASRARKVATLKSFFKYLKGKRRLLEENPAEHLETPKIGKRQPVYLNFQEAQQFIGAVDYQHHSSRDYCMMVFFLNLGIRVSELCSLNLHSINDRMLTVIGKGDKERQVYLNDACLTALENYLLERKPYKGEGPEPLFVSQKGTRFARQTIAKIVKQINQNSVTPKEKLTPHKLRHTSATMMYKAGADIRSLQAILGHSSVATTQIYTHIEDEQIQEVLKNNPFNSL
- a CDS encoding HAD hydrolase-like protein yields the protein MKQAIIFDMDGTLFQTNYILEPALAATFDYLREQGLWKGATPIDQYRKIMGVPLTVVWQTLCPEHDKSQHQESNRYFQQALIEQIENGTGSLYEQVEETLNQLAAHYPLYIASNGQMPYLQAIVKQYKLMKWIERVYSIDTVPSGNKSELVANVIRENSITSGFVVGDRASDIKAAQDNGLTAIGVHFDFAQPEELQQADFVVKSFAAIVQKIRA
- a CDS encoding nucleoside-diphosphate sugar epimerase, whose product is MLKIKNIEFMKVLYDDALAQNIFSIANITFSNYETINGALLYWQQNHSKEPYTKTGDYKFFYDLAKAQYFASVKFPKDCELTRDQRQELAYILLEERGAIGTYSFLSKKPKVQFHLKKAFEAILFPSDFDVTHFNSLAILRALEDGDEAVYEMLPYDRAFINSYYSWLHLASQQHHSKLVPYLGYIPFTYLCYANPLLSEQFLIEHLQDVNLEALQHNKSVLTRLTTSFKRYLIDELLKNKKHIHPDFVDQIDDLIESNVFYRSFDIVYLPEADEIPIMDLQYFEYDRGQYKWPGSEHLVKGIPSLKSQKYDRYGDMRLTNNEMDDKFANLSKTQQQLFTAVSELHWINRYKNEINWSYVCQYNEHLTEDFLMAHIKYLDFEALGQNTDIAVNTAFLEKYIHRFNHSKVVPLIIRHLTEDFYLSHKDQIQVNIDVLYKYIESIDLEEFARIESHLKH